From the Anaeromyxobacter dehalogenans 2CP-1 genome, the window CCGGCGCATCGGCCACCCGTTCCTGTTCCCCGGGGTGGGCTTCGGCGGCTCCTGCTTCCCGAAGGACGTGCGCGCGGTGATGAGCATGGCGCGCCACCTGGGCCTCGACTTCGACCTGCTCCGCGCGGTGGAGCGCGTGAACGAGCGGCAGAAGCGCTGGCTGGTGGAGAAGGCGCACAAGCACTTCGGCACGCTGGCCGGGCGCACCTTCGGCGTGTGGGGGCTCGCGTTCAAGCCGCGCACCGACGACATGCGCGAGGCGCCGGCCATCACCGTGATCGAGGGCCTGCTCGCGGCCGGCGCCCGGGTCCGCGCCCACGATCCGGTGGCCGCCCAGGTGGCGGACGGCATCTTCCGCGGCCGCGGCGTGACGCTGGTGGACGAGCCGTACGCCGCCGCCGAGGGCGCCGACGCGCTCCTGCTCGTGACCGAGTGGAACGAGTTCCGCCAGCCCGACCTGGCGCGCCTGAAGCAGCTCATGGCGCAGCCGGTGCTGTTCGACGGCCGGAACGTGTGGGACGCCGCCAAGGTCCGCGCGGCCGGGTTCACCTACTACGGCGTGGGGCGGGCGGCGGAGTCGTAGGTCCCTCGACTCCGGCCGTGCCTCGCTCGGGATGAGCGATCCGCTCACCCTGAGCGTAGGCGAGCCGGAGGCTCGCCGGAGTCGAAGGGTCGGGATGAGCGGCCGGAGTCGAAGGGTCAGTTCTCCGGCCGCTGCCCCTTCGACAGCAGCAGCACCACCCCCGCGACCTCCTCGACCACGAGCTCGAGGCGGCGCTCGACCTCGAGCGTCTCCAGCACGCGCTGGCGGGCGTGCGGCTCGGACACCGCCGCGGCGGCCACCAGGTCGGCGATGGCGGAGGCGTCGCGCATCTGCGCCACCGCCTCGGCCAGCGCCGGGGCGCCGGACTCGGGCGGGAGCCGGGTCGACAGCTCGAGCACGAGCTGCCGGAGCGAGGCGACGTCCGGCTCGAGCGCCTCGGGCCCCTCGTCCGGCCAGACGTCGTCGAGGACCTCGGCGCGGAACTCGCGGTAGGGCTTCTCGTTCGCGAGCTCCTGGATCAGCCGCACGCGGGCGACGCCGCGCACCACCAGGTCGTAGCGCCCGTCGTCGTAGCGGTCCTCCTGCTCGATGACGCAGGCGCCCGCCACCGGGAACAGCGGCGGGTGGAGCTGCTGCGCCGCCTCCATCGTGGTGAGCCCCGGGACCGCCAGGATGCGGTCCCCGCGCAGCGCGTCCGCCACGAGCGCGCGGTAGCGCGGCTCGAAGATGTGAAACGGCGTGGGCGTCCCCGGGAGGACGACCACGCCGTGGAGGGGAAACACCTTGAGGGCGGCGCACGCCTTCTCGAGCGCCGCCCTCGGTGACGGCGGAGCGATCCGCTCCGCGCACAT encodes:
- a CDS encoding LON peptidase substrate-binding domain-containing protein, with amino-acid sequence MCAERIAPPSPRAALEKACAALKVFPLHGVVVLPGTPTPFHIFEPRYRALVADALRGDRILAVPGLTTMEAAQQLHPPLFPVAGACVIEQEDRYDDGRYDLVVRGVARVRLIQELANEKPYREFRAEVLDDVWPDEGPEALEPDVASLRQLVLELSTRLPPESGAPALAEAVAQMRDASAIADLVAAAAVSEPHARQRVLETLEVERRLELVVEEVAGVVLLLSKGQRPEN